One Roseimaritima multifibrata DNA window includes the following coding sequences:
- a CDS encoding condensation domain-containing protein, whose product MSPQRRLRIAAWERYMAVDHGSLHSMTCFSRFWFSGSFDQDRFSQAVLAVATRQPLLATKLTGSHWTPIPFDPTQQIDWHDSTVPIAFDHLASDDFRVRISVREGPLQELGFPSQSPNQATGVLVVITFHHALSDGIGAVRLMAQISAAYEARTASETDREDFDYRLHLGLTTSQRLGRLPSDSKRIAAYLHRWPRQAKGTAGERDEREIHSRSLILSAESVHDIRLRCRQKGIQVNDVLISALLRSIANRLQRGTIRLAVPVSFRPKSHLGFCNLVSMVFLDRSVSQTKKPNLLSSVAREMHEIKSKQMAHSMSLFLKLACLGRGKFLSLFLRSPKTETTAVLTNLGHSASDHDGVSFDSAKLQGHDVLVPLRPKTNLAMSASETNGQILLTLRFNGKLFSDNDIEALFAEFPNQIADVLVSDR is encoded by the coding sequence ATGAGCCCCCAACGCCGACTGCGAATCGCCGCATGGGAGCGTTACATGGCCGTTGACCATGGCTCGCTCCACAGCATGACCTGCTTTTCGCGTTTTTGGTTTTCCGGATCGTTTGACCAAGATCGATTTAGCCAAGCGGTTTTGGCGGTTGCCACCCGCCAACCACTCCTCGCTACGAAACTAACCGGCTCCCACTGGACTCCCATCCCGTTTGATCCCACACAACAAATCGACTGGCATGATTCGACGGTGCCGATCGCCTTCGATCATTTGGCTTCCGATGATTTTCGCGTCCGGATTTCGGTTCGCGAGGGACCGCTGCAAGAATTAGGATTCCCCTCCCAGTCCCCCAATCAGGCAACGGGCGTCTTGGTCGTCATCACCTTCCATCATGCCCTCAGCGACGGGATCGGTGCGGTCAGGCTGATGGCACAAATATCGGCCGCCTATGAAGCGCGAACCGCGTCAGAAACGGACCGAGAGGATTTCGATTACCGACTTCACCTGGGGTTAACCACGTCGCAGCGTCTGGGCAGACTGCCCTCGGACAGCAAACGGATCGCTGCCTATTTGCATCGCTGGCCCCGCCAAGCCAAGGGAACCGCTGGCGAACGCGACGAACGCGAAATCCACAGTCGATCGTTGATCCTATCGGCGGAATCGGTACACGACATTCGCTTGCGATGTCGCCAGAAAGGAATTCAGGTCAACGACGTCTTGATTTCAGCGCTGCTCCGATCGATTGCCAATCGACTACAACGCGGCACCATTCGGCTTGCCGTTCCCGTTTCTTTCCGACCAAAATCCCACCTCGGATTCTGCAACTTGGTCAGTATGGTTTTCCTTGACCGCTCGGTATCACAAACGAAAAAACCAAATCTGCTTTCCAGCGTTGCACGCGAGATGCACGAAATCAAATCGAAGCAGATGGCACACTCGATGAGCCTGTTCTTAAAACTCGCATGCCTTGGACGCGGCAAATTCCTCAGCCTGTTTCTCCGCTCTCCCAAAACGGAAACGACCGCCGTCCTAACCAACCTCGGGCATAGTGCGTCGGACCATGACGGAGTGTCGTTTGATTCCGCGAAACTTCAGGGTCACGATGTCCTCGTTCCCCTTCGGCCCAAGACCAACCTGGCGATGTCGGCAAGCGAAACAAATGGACAGATCCTGTTAACGCTACGCTTTAATGGGAAACTCTTTTCGGACAACGATATCGAAGCATTGTTCGCCGAATTCCCCAATCAAATCGCAGACGTCCTAGTGAGCGACCGCTAA
- the pyrE gene encoding orotate phosphoribosyltransferase: MSAYDAAALKDLLASEALKFGEFTLASGKTASYYLDCRNLTLHPKGANLVAAGMLAQMEANGPLPQAVGGMAIGADPITASIITLAGQRDLPLRGFMVRKEAKGHGTGRQVEGPVQPGQKVVIVEDVITSGGSALKAVDAAREFGLEVVGVIAIIDRLAGGAEAFAARGLELQTLFTVRDFGIEPE, translated from the coding sequence ATGAGCGCCTACGACGCCGCCGCACTGAAAGATTTGCTTGCCAGTGAGGCTTTGAAATTCGGTGAGTTCACGCTCGCCAGTGGAAAAACCGCTTCTTATTATCTCGATTGCCGTAATTTGACGCTGCACCCGAAAGGGGCCAATTTGGTCGCCGCCGGGATGCTGGCTCAAATGGAGGCGAACGGGCCACTCCCTCAGGCTGTTGGTGGGATGGCCATTGGTGCCGACCCTATCACCGCGTCCATTATCACCTTGGCGGGGCAACGTGACCTCCCACTGCGTGGTTTCATGGTCCGTAAAGAGGCCAAGGGACATGGCACCGGCCGGCAGGTGGAAGGGCCCGTGCAACCGGGGCAGAAAGTTGTGATTGTCGAAGACGTAATCACCAGCGGCGGCAGTGCGTTAAAGGCTGTTGATGCCGCTCGTGAATTCGGCCTGGAAGTTGTTGGCGTGATCGCAATTATCGATCGTCTAGCAGGCGGTGCAGAAGCTTTTGCCGCGCGAGGCCTCGAACTGCAAACGCTCTTTACGGTTCGTGATTTTGGTATCGAACCGGAATAA
- a CDS encoding 3'-5' exoribonuclease YhaM family protein: protein MARRFVNELSEQETLDEVFRAADKQLRANRQGGKYILMKLADRTGTLTGMYWNVDERIFDSFERGDFVRCQGRIQLYNGNLQAILTDIAKVDVSQVDIADFDRFDASAADALEVKLRSILAGLTNVHLRRLGETFLADDDFLARLKIAPAAVSNHHAYPGGLLQHTVDLMEMAQAISPKYPQVDFELVVMGAFLHDLGKIEELSSAGESTYTDRGQLIGHIVIGVQMLAEKLQVLEVSVGEPVPDNLRWQLEHLILSHHGKLDYGSPKVPMSLEAIALHHLDNMDAKLTAVTSVIEADVSGDSNWTNYNSAMGRKFWKS from the coding sequence ATGGCACGTCGATTTGTCAATGAACTGTCGGAGCAGGAAACTCTGGACGAAGTGTTTCGTGCCGCTGACAAACAATTGCGAGCCAATCGCCAGGGTGGCAAGTACATCTTGATGAAGTTGGCTGACCGGACAGGGACGTTGACGGGGATGTACTGGAATGTTGATGAACGGATCTTCGATTCGTTCGAACGTGGGGATTTCGTTCGCTGCCAGGGGCGGATTCAGTTGTACAACGGGAACCTGCAAGCGATCCTGACCGATATTGCCAAGGTCGATGTTTCCCAAGTCGACATCGCTGATTTTGATCGCTTCGATGCTTCGGCAGCCGATGCATTGGAGGTCAAACTGCGTTCAATCCTGGCGGGCCTAACCAACGTGCATCTGCGACGTTTGGGGGAAACGTTCTTGGCAGATGATGATTTTCTTGCTCGCCTGAAAATCGCTCCCGCAGCGGTGTCCAATCACCATGCTTATCCAGGCGGTCTGCTTCAACATACCGTCGATTTAATGGAAATGGCCCAAGCCATCTCGCCAAAGTATCCCCAAGTCGATTTTGAACTGGTGGTCATGGGGGCTTTCCTGCACGACCTAGGAAAGATCGAAGAACTTTCGTCTGCCGGGGAATCGACGTACACCGATCGCGGCCAGTTGATTGGACACATTGTGATCGGAGTCCAAATGCTGGCGGAGAAATTGCAGGTGCTGGAAGTGTCGGTGGGCGAACCGGTTCCCGATAATCTTCGATGGCAATTGGAACATCTCATTCTTAGCCACCATGGAAAATTGGATTACGGCAGTCCCAAGGTGCCGATGAGCCTTGAAGCGATCGCCCTGCACCATCTGGATAATATGGACGCCAAGCTAACGGCTGTGACTTCCGTGATCGAAGCGGATGTTTCAGGCGATTCCAACTGGACCAATTACAACTCAGCCATGGGCCGGAAATTCTGGAAATCTTAG
- a CDS encoding cytochrome-c peroxidase, translating into MSRLRKIRWDLIGISLPLFAWLASGVFPRLDSTLDPSSSVGEKSEGIVAVLAKDDWSEPIRPLVRPVGLDPAKVQLGRALFNDPRLSRNEKIACSTCHQVASGGDDGLPVAIGIEQAIGNLNSPTVLNCSLSVAQFWDGRVATLEEQMQEPIHNPFEMDANWDMIVERLSRDRDFRTRFEEVYPQGVNEHALCNAIATYERALVTMDAPFDLYLLGEEHAISESAKEGYLLFKRIGCIACHQGRTVGGNLFQKFGVIGEGDTADRQQTIEDRGRFNVTNRPDDMCRFKVPTLRNIAQTAPYFHDGRSETLEDAIKVMAIHQLGATLSQSEVQKIEIFLQSLSGRLPEELK; encoded by the coding sequence ATGAGCCGTTTGCGAAAAATTCGATGGGATCTGATCGGGATTTCCTTGCCGCTGTTTGCGTGGTTGGCAAGCGGGGTGTTTCCTCGTCTGGATTCAACGCTGGATCCATCTTCCAGCGTCGGCGAAAAATCGGAGGGAATCGTTGCGGTTTTGGCGAAGGATGATTGGAGTGAGCCGATCCGGCCGTTGGTTCGGCCTGTCGGCCTGGACCCTGCCAAGGTTCAACTTGGGCGTGCGCTATTCAATGATCCGCGTCTTTCGCGAAACGAAAAGATCGCTTGTTCGACGTGTCATCAGGTCGCCAGTGGTGGCGATGATGGATTGCCTGTTGCGATCGGAATCGAGCAGGCCATCGGAAATCTAAATAGCCCCACGGTATTGAACTGCAGCCTTTCCGTCGCACAGTTTTGGGATGGGAGGGTTGCGACGCTTGAAGAACAGATGCAGGAACCGATTCACAATCCTTTCGAAATGGACGCCAACTGGGACATGATCGTTGAACGTTTGAGTCGCGATCGTGATTTCCGAACACGATTCGAAGAAGTTTACCCCCAGGGCGTCAATGAGCATGCACTCTGCAATGCCATCGCAACGTATGAGAGAGCGTTGGTAACCATGGATGCACCTTTCGATCTTTACCTGCTTGGTGAGGAGCATGCGATCAGTGAATCGGCAAAGGAAGGCTATTTGCTGTTCAAGCGGATTGGCTGCATTGCCTGTCATCAAGGGCGAACGGTGGGGGGAAATCTGTTTCAGAAATTTGGAGTGATCGGTGAGGGCGATACCGCGGATCGCCAGCAAACAATCGAGGATCGAGGCCGCTTCAATGTGACGAACCGCCCCGATGATATGTGCCGGTTCAAAGTTCCAACGCTAAGAAACATTGCACAAACCGCTCCCTACTTTCACGATGGACGAAGTGAGACTTTAGAGGACGCGATCAAGGTAATGGCGATTCATCAATTGGGGGCCACGTTAAGCCAAAGCGAAGTGCAGAAGATCGAGATCTTTCTGCAATCCCTATCCGGCAGGCTGCCAGAGGAACTGAAATGA
- a CDS encoding SDR family oxidoreductase, which translates to MTPDYLFLTGATGHIGNYLLKDLLLRQQPVAVLVRDKRGRAGAERVAKLIDDWNLRLGLDLPAPVCLTGDTSQEDFGLSQTDRQWVKDHCRTLVHNAASVAFKSRNEGEIMSNNLTSAKRALEVCRDTNLEHLVFVSTAYVSGDRDQTIYEDELICGQSFRNEYEHSKYEAERTIRESSIPDQTTVIRPGIVVGHSASGHTNVYHTFYRFAQFTWALARTAKKDNDGRWQLNVRLAMSGNERRHVIPVDWVTQAMVAILENQECWGKTFHLTPSNPTTSRNIQLALQQYFAFDGVQFSGQDLLDSNNLVGEEILFYEFLKDYREYFSEEPVYDRANTDAVGFSFDEPEVDQDCMVRLIDYAVRSQFGRRRRGTVGAGSNGG; encoded by the coding sequence ATGACCCCAGACTACCTATTCCTAACAGGTGCGACAGGCCATATCGGAAATTACCTCCTCAAAGACCTGCTTCTTCGCCAACAGCCCGTGGCTGTCTTGGTCCGAGACAAACGGGGACGAGCGGGCGCCGAGCGTGTGGCAAAACTGATCGACGACTGGAATCTGAGACTCGGCTTGGATTTGCCAGCACCGGTTTGCTTGACGGGTGACACATCCCAAGAAGACTTCGGACTCTCACAAACCGACCGGCAGTGGGTAAAGGATCACTGCCGGACGCTAGTCCACAACGCCGCCAGCGTCGCTTTCAAAAGTCGTAATGAAGGCGAAATCATGAGCAACAATCTGACCAGTGCCAAACGGGCGTTGGAGGTATGCAGAGACACAAACCTAGAGCACCTGGTGTTTGTCTCGACCGCCTACGTCAGTGGCGACCGCGACCAGACCATTTACGAAGACGAACTCATTTGCGGCCAGTCCTTCCGAAACGAATACGAACATTCCAAGTACGAAGCCGAACGGACCATCCGAGAATCATCGATTCCTGACCAAACCACGGTGATTCGCCCCGGGATCGTGGTTGGCCACTCCGCGTCTGGACACACAAACGTCTATCATACGTTCTACCGATTTGCTCAGTTCACATGGGCGCTTGCCCGAACTGCCAAAAAAGACAACGACGGACGATGGCAATTGAATGTTCGCCTAGCGATGAGCGGAAACGAACGGAGGCACGTGATTCCCGTGGACTGGGTTACCCAAGCCATGGTCGCGATCCTGGAAAACCAAGAGTGCTGGGGCAAAACATTCCATCTGACCCCGTCCAATCCAACGACTTCGCGAAACATTCAGTTGGCACTGCAGCAGTACTTCGCATTTGACGGAGTCCAATTCTCCGGGCAAGACCTGCTTGATTCAAACAATTTGGTTGGGGAAGAAATCCTTTTCTATGAATTCCTAAAAGACTACCGCGAGTACTTTTCCGAAGAACCGGTCTACGATCGCGCCAACACCGACGCGGTTGGTTTTTCATTCGATGAACCCGAGGTCGATCAAGACTGCATGGTCCGCCTGATCGACTACGCCGTTCGCTCTCAATTTGGACGACGCCGACGCGGGACCGTCGGAGCCGGAAGCAATGGCGGCTAA
- a CDS encoding YfgM family protein: MNSERRHELQKNELADALGGYWKKVEPYAPAILTGVIAVVVAALTIGYLQSRSANQRSDATLTYLIHSGQANTESLANVALNYPGTQAASLALLAKADIELAEGSEGMFTVRKQSVAQLEQAVEDYRQVLGQVEDTLLRSRASLGLARSLEALGDVEGALAAYEQVVAADESAAMVKAAEQRIASLNRPETVEFLTWFGEQDPETTAPAETPGMPDSATLPDAPDMEIPENFAVEPPANEKPAVEEMNKEEAAAAEKAAQEKEAADMKAAEEKAAAEKAAEEKKAAEMKAAEEKKAAEMKAVEEKAAADKAAEEKKAAEMKAAEEKAAAEKAAEEKKAAEMKAAEEKAAAEKAAEEKKAAEMKAAEEKAAAEKAAEEKKAAEMKAAEEKAAAEKAAEEKKAAEMKAAEEKAAADKAAAEKKAAEEKAAAEKAAAEKKAADAKPAEDAPEGTGETELAPATGE, translated from the coding sequence ATGAATAGCGAACGTCGGCATGAACTGCAAAAGAACGAACTCGCCGATGCCCTAGGAGGGTACTGGAAAAAGGTCGAACCTTATGCTCCGGCTATCCTGACAGGCGTGATCGCTGTGGTGGTTGCCGCTTTGACGATCGGTTACCTGCAAAGTCGTTCGGCTAATCAACGCAGCGACGCGACGCTGACCTACCTGATTCATTCCGGACAAGCGAATACCGAATCGCTTGCCAATGTCGCCTTGAACTATCCCGGAACGCAGGCGGCTTCGCTGGCACTTCTGGCAAAAGCGGACATTGAACTGGCCGAAGGCTCTGAAGGAATGTTTACCGTGCGTAAACAGTCCGTTGCCCAGCTTGAGCAGGCCGTCGAAGATTACCGACAGGTGCTCGGTCAGGTTGAAGATACCCTGCTCCGTTCGCGTGCATCCTTGGGATTGGCGAGAAGTTTGGAAGCACTGGGCGATGTTGAGGGAGCCCTTGCTGCCTACGAGCAAGTGGTTGCTGCGGATGAGTCGGCTGCGATGGTGAAGGCCGCTGAGCAGCGAATCGCCAGTTTGAATCGACCAGAGACGGTTGAATTTCTGACCTGGTTCGGAGAGCAAGATCCCGAAACCACGGCTCCTGCAGAAACGCCCGGGATGCCCGATTCCGCAACGCTTCCAGATGCTCCTGACATGGAGATTCCGGAAAACTTTGCCGTTGAACCGCCAGCAAATGAAAAGCCCGCCGTTGAAGAGATGAACAAAGAAGAAGCGGCAGCTGCTGAAAAGGCTGCTCAGGAAAAAGAAGCGGCTGATATGAAGGCTGCCGAAGAAAAAGCGGCTGCTGAGAAAGCTGCTGAAGAAAAGAAAGCAGCTGAGATGAAGGCTGCCGAAGAAAAGAAAGCGGCTGAGATGAAGGCCGTCGAAGAAAAAGCGGCTGCTGACAAGGCTGCCGAAGAAAAGAAAGCGGCTGAGATGAAGGCTGCCGAGGAAAAAGCGGCTGCTGAGAAAGCTGCTGAAGAAAAGAAAGCGGCTGAGATGAAGGCTGCCGAGGAAAAAGCGGCTGCTGAGAAAGCTGCTGAAGAAAAGAAAGCGGCTGAGATGAAGGCTGCCGAGGAAAAAGCGGCTGCTGAGAAAGCTGCTGAAGAAAAGAAAGCGGCTGAGATGAAGGCTGCCGAGGAAAAAGCGGCTGCTGAGAAAGCTGCTGAAGAAAAGAAAGCAGCTGAGATGAAGGCTGCTGAGGAAAAAGCGGCTGCTGACAAGGCCGCTGCCGAAAAGAAGGCTGCCGAAGAAAAAGCGGCAGCTGAGAAGGCCGCCGCTGAGAAGAAAGCGGCCGATGCAAAGCCGGCAGAAGACGCACCGGAGGGGACTGGCGAAACGGAATTGGCTCCCGCAACAGGTGAGTAG
- a CDS encoding efflux RND transporter permease subunit: MAAKSSHLQSLVSKIGITILAALLPLFVIALGRIESSTASIENWLPSGGEEQVRYAKFLKQFHTDVFVAVSWEDCRLNDGRLTDFADQLQAKVDSDPQLAIRRIITSAEVVTQMTEGPAKLSRRSTLLRLRGVFVGPDEQALAIIYLKDCTTDEQQHVVQTVIDTAMQATGLERDELRIGGNAYEAVYIDETSARSIKYFVIPSSLAAILVAYLCIRNLQLTLIVLAIASYCQVSGVAFIYFCGGQLNAILSVLPTMLFMLTVSAAIHLINYYQKAGGAQNPRASIEAIKVAWVPCILASTTTAIGFFSLMISDLKPVSDFGFFASLGLLWSTAVLFISFPALVSLLDKSPAIADTDSNPQPTAANTTGERFTQFGRFLSEQIIRHAKPICWAGALVFIVSLLGMSHLRSSVKLESMFEEKSEIIQNYEWIEKHIGPLISVEVLLHFPDDDDTDPIQRAERVWKIHQAILSVEEVGGVYSALSFLPSIPPAGGLRNTMRRTAMRETLESTIPVLVQEGVIARDASGEHWRVTAKVPAVHALDYGDLTDKVSEVVFAMAERTFPKEKKQITITGLSPVLHEAQKLLLSDLTKSFLLALTIITPIMIFALGNIREGLISMVPNVAPAVIVFGALGWLGIDLDIACVLTASVAMGIAVDDTLHFITWFARGQQRGLNLTEAIEFTFARCTKAMLQTTLICASAMLVFAPVEFIPTRKFALLMVAMLVAAIVGDLLLLPALLVSGTKRWRKLPPTEGNS, translated from the coding sequence ATGGCGGCTAAGTCGTCTCATCTGCAGTCGCTGGTATCAAAGATTGGAATCACAATCCTTGCAGCTCTCCTCCCGCTATTTGTAATAGCACTCGGGCGAATCGAGAGCAGTACGGCATCGATTGAAAACTGGTTACCATCCGGCGGCGAGGAACAAGTACGGTACGCCAAATTCCTAAAACAATTCCACACGGATGTTTTCGTCGCGGTCTCCTGGGAAGATTGCCGACTGAATGACGGACGGCTAACAGACTTCGCAGACCAACTGCAGGCCAAGGTCGATTCGGATCCCCAACTGGCAATCCGTCGAATCATCACGTCGGCGGAAGTGGTCACGCAGATGACCGAGGGCCCCGCCAAGCTCTCGCGGCGGTCGACGCTGCTCCGCTTGCGAGGAGTGTTTGTCGGCCCCGATGAACAAGCCCTTGCGATCATCTATCTAAAAGACTGCACAACCGACGAACAACAGCACGTTGTCCAGACGGTCATCGATACCGCGATGCAAGCCACTGGACTCGAACGTGATGAACTGCGGATCGGGGGAAATGCCTACGAAGCCGTTTATATCGACGAAACAAGTGCCAGGTCGATCAAGTACTTTGTGATCCCGTCATCGCTTGCCGCCATCCTGGTCGCTTACCTATGCATCCGGAACCTGCAACTGACGCTGATCGTGCTGGCGATCGCAAGCTACTGCCAAGTCAGTGGCGTTGCGTTTATCTATTTCTGCGGCGGGCAGTTAAATGCGATCCTGTCCGTGCTGCCGACCATGCTGTTCATGTTGACCGTTTCTGCTGCGATCCATCTGATCAACTACTACCAGAAAGCGGGCGGCGCCCAAAACCCGAGGGCAAGTATCGAAGCGATCAAAGTCGCCTGGGTACCCTGTATTCTGGCTTCAACCACAACGGCCATCGGTTTCTTTTCGTTGATGATCAGCGACCTAAAACCCGTTAGCGACTTTGGTTTTTTCGCATCACTTGGGCTGCTGTGGTCCACCGCCGTCCTGTTCATTTCCTTCCCTGCCTTGGTTTCGCTGCTGGACAAATCCCCTGCGATAGCTGACACCGATTCGAATCCCCAGCCCACCGCGGCCAATACGACCGGCGAGCGTTTCACTCAATTTGGACGTTTTCTTTCCGAGCAGATCATTCGCCACGCGAAACCGATCTGCTGGGCGGGTGCCCTTGTTTTCATCGTCTCACTTCTGGGAATGTCGCATCTCCGATCCTCGGTCAAACTGGAAAGCATGTTTGAAGAGAAAAGTGAGATCATTCAGAACTATGAGTGGATCGAAAAGCACATCGGCCCGCTGATTTCGGTGGAGGTTCTTCTTCATTTCCCTGACGACGATGACACCGATCCAATCCAACGCGCCGAACGTGTCTGGAAAATCCATCAAGCGATTTTAAGTGTCGAAGAAGTGGGCGGCGTCTACTCCGCACTCTCCTTTCTTCCCTCCATTCCCCCCGCAGGTGGACTGAGGAACACGATGCGACGGACCGCGATGCGAGAAACGCTTGAATCAACGATACCAGTCCTTGTTCAAGAAGGAGTGATCGCCCGAGACGCAAGTGGCGAGCACTGGCGAGTGACCGCCAAGGTCCCCGCCGTCCATGCACTCGATTACGGCGACCTAACCGACAAGGTTTCCGAAGTCGTTTTTGCGATGGCCGAACGAACCTTTCCAAAGGAGAAAAAGCAGATCACGATCACCGGGCTGTCACCGGTTCTGCATGAAGCTCAGAAGTTATTGCTAAGCGACCTTACCAAAAGTTTTCTGTTAGCGCTTACCATCATCACTCCGATCATGATTTTTGCGTTGGGTAATATCCGCGAAGGATTGATATCGATGGTCCCCAACGTCGCCCCCGCGGTTATCGTCTTTGGAGCACTGGGATGGCTGGGGATCGATCTGGACATTGCCTGCGTGCTAACCGCTAGTGTGGCAATGGGGATCGCCGTCGACGACACGCTCCACTTCATCACCTGGTTTGCGCGCGGCCAGCAGCGTGGGCTGAACCTAACGGAAGCGATTGAATTCACGTTTGCGCGATGCACCAAGGCGATGCTACAAACAACATTGATCTGCGCATCGGCGATGCTTGTATTTGCTCCCGTCGAATTCATTCCGACTCGCAAATTTGCGTTACTGATGGTCGCCATGCTGGTCGCGGCGATTGTCGGCGACCTGCTCCTCCTGCCTGCCTTGCTTGTGAGCGGAACCAAACGTTGGCGAAAGCTGCCTCCCACGGAGGGCAATTCCTAA
- a CDS encoding RluA family pseudouridine synthase: MSSADGSGAGPREFIVPESVHGTRIDIFLTAAIDGYSREQLRKAVHGGAAQVDGRVVRPSFKVRAGQRVEFVVPPPAPDGSIPENIPINILYEDDGMVVVDKPAGMVVHPARGNWSGTLTSALAYHFQSLSDIGGPARPGIVHRLDRDTTGVILVAKTNAVHIHLAEQFAARTVEKEYLALTAGRIDRDRDRIEAAIGRHPFQRDKMAIRENHVTSKPASTFYEVIDRFATGTYVRCRPKTGRTHQIRVHLDHIGTPVLCDKLYGGHATLTRNQLLKLRRETDETVVLERQALHAYRLTIQHPQSNKPMTFEAPLHDDMQTCLDLLQAANES, translated from the coding sequence GTGAGTAGTGCCGACGGATCCGGGGCTGGGCCTCGCGAGTTTATTGTGCCGGAATCGGTGCATGGGACTCGAATCGATATCTTTTTGACCGCTGCCATCGATGGTTACAGCCGTGAGCAGTTGCGGAAGGCTGTGCATGGTGGAGCGGCTCAGGTGGATGGACGCGTCGTCCGGCCGAGTTTTAAGGTCCGTGCGGGGCAACGAGTCGAATTTGTGGTGCCGCCACCGGCGCCAGATGGTTCGATTCCTGAAAACATTCCCATCAATATCCTGTATGAGGATGATGGGATGGTGGTCGTCGATAAGCCAGCTGGAATGGTTGTGCATCCAGCTCGAGGAAATTGGTCGGGGACGCTGACCAGTGCCCTCGCCTATCACTTTCAGTCGCTGTCAGACATCGGCGGGCCAGCGCGACCAGGGATTGTGCATCGTTTGGATCGAGATACCACTGGGGTCATCTTGGTGGCAAAAACGAACGCCGTGCACATCCATTTGGCTGAACAGTTTGCCGCTCGCACGGTCGAGAAAGAGTACTTGGCATTGACGGCGGGCAGGATCGACAGAGATCGCGATCGGATCGAAGCCGCCATCGGTCGGCATCCTTTCCAGCGTGACAAAATGGCGATTCGAGAGAATCATGTCACCAGTAAGCCGGCGTCGACCTTTTACGAAGTCATTGATCGGTTTGCGACGGGGACTTATGTGCGCTGCCGTCCAAAGACAGGCCGGACCCACCAGATTCGTGTTCATTTAGACCACATCGGTACACCGGTCCTGTGCGATAAATTGTACGGTGGGCATGCCACGTTGACTCGAAATCAGTTGCTGAAATTGCGGCGCGAGACCGATGAGACGGTCGTTCTGGAACGGCAGGCATTGCATGCTTATCGTTTGACGATCCAGCATCCGCAGTCCAACAAGCCGATGACTTTTGAGGCTCCATTGCATGACGATATGCAAACCTGTCTAGATTTATTGCAGGCTGCAAACGAATCTTAG